One region of Nitrospira sp. genomic DNA includes:
- a CDS encoding HU family DNA-binding protein, which produces MTKEELIAKMAASAGITKVAAGTALEAFTGAVTTSLKKGQRVSLVNFGTFTISKRKARMGRNPRTGESLKIPAAKVPKFSAGKELRSAVK; this is translated from the coding sequence ATGACGAAGGAAGAGCTGATTGCGAAAATGGCAGCCTCGGCAGGAATCACAAAAGTTGCCGCGGGCACGGCCCTGGAGGCCTTCACCGGAGCCGTCACGACGTCGCTAAAGAAGGGACAGCGGGTTTCTCTGGTGAATTTCGGTACCTTTACGATTTCAAAGCGGAAAGCGCGGATGGGCAGAAACCCACGCACCGGGGAATCGCTTAAAATTCCGGCCGCTAAGGTCCCGAAGTTTTCGGCAGGGAAAGAACTGCGCTCGGCGGTCAAGTAA